In Pseudomonas sp. Leaf58, one DNA window encodes the following:
- a CDS encoding penicillin acylase family protein — protein sequence MKRSLTLLALVVAVAAGAGYWYVQGKLPQREGEVAMAGLQAPVSVRYDARGVPHLQAQNEPDLYRALGYVHAQDRLFQMEIMRRLARGELAEVLGDKLLPTDTLFRSLRIREQAALMAKRQDPQSPASQALQAYLDGVNSWQASHPKPMEFDLLGITPRPFTTEDTLSIAGYLAYSFAAAFRTEPALTYIRDQLGPDYLNIFDLGWQPAGALSTPLAAADWRSLEALARLSHAALAEAGIPQFEGSNAWAVAGSRTRSGKPLLAGDPHISFAVPAVWYEAELAAPGFNLYGYFQALNPFALLGHNRDFGWSLTMFQNDDVDLIAERSNPADANQVMVDGKWQALEKTEQQIAIKGEAPVTLTLRRSPHGPIVNDVLGATAGPTPIAMWWAFLETENPILDGFYQLNRAETLGKMREAAAKVHAPGLNFVWANARGDIGWWAAAQLPIRPDGVDPAFILDGASAQADKLGFYPFSVNPQQENPARGYIVSANYQPPAGVPVPGYYNLPDRGRQLDRQLANPEVKWNTQNSQALQLDTASDYGPRTLAPLLATLRTVAEGDEEKELVEQLAAWGGDYPLDSTSATLFNQFLYELGFAALHDELGDTWFPVLINTRVIDAALPRLAADADSPWWTTRGANQRTDRTAIVRMAWQNSLKHLRNTLGSDPASWQWGKAHTLTHNHPLGVKKPLNLLFNVGPFAAPGTHEVPNNLSAKIGPAPWPVTYGPSTRRLVDFADAGQALTINPVGQSGVPFDRHYADQAEGYVEGQYQKVPMGVIPAQSTLRLVPRP from the coding sequence ATGAAGCGCAGCCTCACCCTGTTGGCCCTAGTCGTTGCCGTAGCCGCCGGCGCAGGTTACTGGTACGTGCAAGGCAAGCTGCCGCAACGCGAGGGCGAGGTGGCCATGGCCGGGCTGCAAGCGCCAGTCAGCGTGCGCTACGACGCCCGTGGCGTGCCGCATTTGCAGGCGCAAAACGAGCCGGACCTGTACCGCGCCCTGGGCTACGTACATGCCCAGGACCGGCTGTTCCAGATGGAGATCATGCGCCGCCTGGCCCGCGGTGAGCTGGCCGAGGTACTGGGCGACAAGCTGCTGCCCACCGATACCCTGTTCCGCAGCCTGCGCATTCGCGAGCAGGCCGCCCTGATGGCCAAGCGTCAGGACCCGCAATCACCTGCATCGCAGGCCCTGCAAGCGTACCTCGATGGGGTCAACAGCTGGCAGGCCAGCCATCCCAAGCCCATGGAGTTCGACCTGCTCGGTATCACCCCGCGGCCATTCACCACTGAAGATACCCTGAGCATCGCCGGTTACTTGGCCTACAGTTTTGCCGCCGCGTTCCGCACCGAGCCGGCGCTTACCTACATCCGCGACCAACTGGGCCCTGACTACCTGAATATCTTCGACCTTGGCTGGCAGCCCGCGGGGGCACTGAGCACGCCGCTGGCCGCTGCCGATTGGCGCAGCCTGGAGGCTCTCGCCCGGCTCAGCCACGCAGCGCTGGCCGAAGCCGGCATCCCGCAGTTCGAAGGTAGCAATGCCTGGGCGGTCGCGGGTAGCCGCACCCGCAGTGGCAAACCGTTGCTGGCCGGCGACCCGCACATCAGCTTCGCGGTGCCGGCGGTGTGGTACGAGGCTGAGCTAGCGGCGCCAGGCTTCAACCTGTACGGCTACTTCCAGGCGCTCAACCCGTTCGCCCTGCTCGGTCACAACCGTGACTTCGGCTGGAGCCTGACCATGTTTCAAAACGACGATGTCGACCTGATCGCCGAGCGCAGCAACCCCGCCGATGCCAACCAGGTCATGGTCGATGGCAAATGGCAGGCGCTGGAAAAGACCGAGCAGCAGATCGCCATCAAAGGCGAAGCGCCGGTCACCCTCACCTTGCGCCGCTCACCACACGGCCCGATCGTCAACGACGTGCTGGGCGCCACCGCCGGGCCCACGCCAATCGCCATGTGGTGGGCATTCCTGGAAACCGAAAACCCGATCCTCGACGGTTTCTACCAGCTAAACCGCGCCGAAACCTTGGGCAAGATGCGTGAGGCCGCAGCCAAGGTCCATGCGCCGGGGCTGAACTTCGTCTGGGCCAATGCCCGTGGCGATATCGGCTGGTGGGCGGCGGCGCAATTGCCAATCCGCCCCGACGGCGTCGACCCGGCGTTCATCCTCGACGGTGCCAGCGCGCAGGCCGACAAGCTCGGTTTCTACCCGTTCAGCGTCAACCCACAGCAGGAGAACCCGGCGCGGGGCTATATCGTCTCGGCCAACTACCAGCCGCCGGCAGGGGTGCCGGTACCGGGCTACTACAACCTGCCCGACCGTGGCCGCCAGCTCGACCGCCAGCTGGCCAACCCCGAGGTGAAATGGAATACCCAGAATAGCCAGGCGCTGCAGCTGGACACTGCCAGCGATTACGGCCCGCGCACACTGGCACCGCTGCTGGCAACGCTGCGCACAGTGGCGGAAGGAGACGAAGAGAAAGAGCTGGTCGAGCAACTGGCGGCCTGGGGCGGCGACTACCCGCTGGACTCGACCAGCGCCACGCTGTTCAACCAGTTCCTCTACGAGCTGGGGTTCGCAGCGCTGCACGACGAACTGGGCGACACCTGGTTCCCGGTGCTGATCAACACCCGCGTCATCGACGCCGCCTTGCCGCGACTGGCCGCGGACGCCGATTCGCCCTGGTGGACCACACGGGGCGCCAACCAGCGCACCGACCGTACCGCCATCGTACGCATGGCCTGGCAGAACAGCTTGAAGCACCTGCGCAACACCCTGGGCAGTGACCCGGCCAGCTGGCAATGGGGCAAGGCCCATACCCTGACCCACAACCATCCGCTTGGGGTGAAAAAGCCGCTGAACCTGCTGTTCAACGTTGGGCCGTTCGCTGCGCCCGGTACTCATGAAGTGCCGAACAACCTTTCGGCGAAGATCGGCCCGGCGCCATGGCCGGTGACCTATGGGCCGTCGACGCGGCGGCTGGTCGACTTTGCCGATGCCGGGCAGGCGCTGACCATCAACCCGGTCGGGCAGAGTGGCGTGCCGTTCGACAGGCATTATGCCGACCAGGCCGAGGGATATGTGGAGGGGCAGTACCAGAAGGTGCCGATGGGGGTGATTCCGGCGCAGAGTACCTTGCGATTAGTGCCAAGGCCGTAA
- a CDS encoding alpha/beta fold hydrolase: MQRHFIEIDGARMSYIDQGQGFPVLLGHSYLWSAEMWQPQIDALSQHFRVIVPELWGHGGSDAPPAMTIDMHSLVRQHLALLDALDITKCHLVGLSVGGMWGAPLAAAHPDRIDRLVLMDTYLGAEPEETRLKYFALLDAASAAGEFSDPLLDIIVPIFFHAGGQTVPEIRERFRAQLTASSAQTIRESLDPMGRIIFGRRDLLEQLKQLPSERTILMCGDQDIPRPPEESNEMARIIGCLAAQIPFAGHISSLENPRVVNDFLLNWLPRNS, encoded by the coding sequence ATGCAAAGACACTTCATCGAAATCGACGGCGCGCGCATGAGCTACATAGACCAGGGCCAAGGCTTCCCGGTCCTGCTCGGCCATAGCTACCTATGGTCCGCCGAGATGTGGCAGCCGCAGATCGACGCCCTGTCGCAACACTTCCGCGTCATCGTGCCCGAGCTGTGGGGCCACGGCGGCTCCGATGCTCCGCCAGCCATGACCATCGACATGCACAGCCTAGTCCGCCAGCACCTGGCGTTGCTGGACGCCCTGGACATTACCAAGTGCCACCTGGTCGGGCTGTCGGTAGGCGGTATGTGGGGGGCACCGCTGGCTGCTGCCCACCCTGATCGAATTGACCGCCTGGTGCTTATGGACACTTACCTGGGCGCCGAGCCGGAGGAGACCCGGCTCAAATACTTCGCCTTGCTGGATGCCGCCAGCGCAGCCGGCGAATTCAGCGATCCGCTGCTCGACATCATCGTGCCTATTTTTTTCCACGCAGGCGGCCAGACCGTGCCGGAAATCCGCGAGCGGTTTCGTGCCCAACTAACGGCAAGCAGTGCGCAAACCATTCGCGAGAGCCTCGATCCCATGGGGCGGATAATCTTCGGACGACGCGACCTGCTGGAGCAACTCAAGCAGCTGCCAAGCGAGAGAACCATCCTGATGTGCGGCGACCAGGACATTCCGCGGCCGCCGGAAGAGTCCAATGAAATGGCGCGGATCATTGGTTGCCTGGCGGCGCAGATTCCATTTGCCGGGCATATCTCCAGCCTGGAGAACCCGCGGGTGGTGAATGATTTTCTGCTGAACTGGTTGCCGCGTAACTCTTGA
- a CDS encoding MetQ/NlpA family ABC transporter substrate-binding protein produces MKKTLLTTALAAALSFSGLAAAAEKLVVAATPVPHAEILELIKPTLAKEGVDLQIKVFTDYVQPNVQVDQKRLDANYFQTLPYLQNFNEGKGTHLETVVGVHVEPFGGYSKKVKALSELKEGATVAIPNEGSNSGRALLLLQKAGLITLKDPKNALATPKDIAENPKKLKFRELESAMLPRVLDQVDLDMINTNYALEAGLNPAKDALVIEGADSPYVNFLVARPDNKDSEAIQKLAKALTSPEVKEFIAKKYQGAVLPAF; encoded by the coding sequence ATGAAGAAGACCCTGCTGACCACTGCCCTGGCCGCTGCCCTGTCGTTCTCCGGCTTGGCTGCCGCTGCCGAGAAACTGGTGGTTGCTGCCACGCCGGTACCGCACGCTGAAATTCTCGAACTGATCAAGCCAACCCTGGCCAAGGAAGGCGTAGACCTGCAGATCAAGGTCTTCACCGACTACGTTCAGCCAAACGTTCAGGTTGACCAGAAGCGCCTGGACGCCAACTACTTCCAGACCCTGCCTTACCTGCAGAACTTCAACGAAGGCAAGGGTACCCACCTGGAAACCGTGGTCGGCGTGCACGTCGAACCCTTCGGCGGTTACTCGAAGAAGGTCAAGGCCCTGAGCGAGCTGAAAGAAGGCGCCACCGTTGCCATCCCTAACGAGGGCAGCAACAGCGGCCGCGCCCTGCTGTTGCTGCAGAAGGCAGGCCTGATCACTCTGAAGGACCCGAAAAACGCCCTGGCCACGCCCAAGGACATCGCCGAGAACCCGAAAAAGCTGAAGTTCCGCGAGCTTGAGTCGGCCATGCTGCCGCGCGTGCTGGACCAAGTCGACCTGGATATGATCAACACCAACTACGCCCTGGAAGCCGGCTTGAACCCGGCCAAGGATGCGCTGGTGATCGAAGGCGCCGACTCGCCGTACGTGAACTTCCTGGTTGCCCGCCCGGACAACAAGGACAGTGAAGCCATCCAGAAACTGGCTAAGGCGCTGACCAGCCCGGAAGTTAAAGAGTTCATCGCCAAGAAGTACCAGGGTGCTGTACTGCCGGCGTTCTGA
- a CDS encoding sigma 54-interacting transcriptional regulator: protein MTVHNPFGQPLLTFPELDKSPLSIRAKALVFIDPRSQQLREDLERLAPQPLPVLIRGETGTGKELLARQIHRASDRGGLFVSVNCAAISPTYADAELFGYSAGSHGGTASSRAGWFGSANGGTLYLDEIADLPLAIQGKLLAALENREVTRVGAQQPQPVDVRLVAATSIDLARVVRAGRFNERLYQYLREGALALPPLRERPGDILPLAEYFVGIYSVRLQRAVPLVSEAAQQVLEAHAWPGNTRELENVIHFALLVNDGDEILPADLDLLNPAR from the coding sequence ATGACTGTTCATAACCCGTTTGGCCAGCCGCTGCTGACTTTTCCCGAACTGGACAAGAGCCCGCTAAGCATCCGTGCCAAGGCCCTGGTGTTCATCGACCCGCGTTCGCAGCAGCTGCGTGAAGACCTCGAACGCCTGGCGCCGCAACCTTTGCCGGTGCTGATCCGTGGCGAAACCGGCACCGGCAAGGAACTGCTGGCACGGCAGATCCACCGCGCCAGTGACCGCGGCGGGTTGTTCGTGTCGGTCAATTGCGCGGCCATCAGCCCCACTTATGCCGATGCTGAGCTGTTTGGCTACAGCGCCGGTAGCCATGGCGGCACGGCCAGCAGCCGCGCCGGCTGGTTCGGTTCGGCCAACGGCGGCACGCTGTACCTGGACGAGATCGCCGACCTGCCTTTGGCCATCCAAGGCAAACTGCTGGCGGCCCTGGAAAACCGTGAGGTCACCCGGGTGGGCGCACAGCAGCCGCAGCCCGTGGATGTGCGCCTGGTAGCCGCCACCAGTATCGACCTGGCACGGGTGGTACGTGCGGGGCGCTTCAACGAGCGCTTGTACCAGTACTTGCGCGAAGGCGCGCTGGCGCTGCCGCCATTGCGTGAGCGGCCGGGCGATATCCTGCCGTTGGCCGAGTACTTCGTGGGCATCTACAGCGTGCGCCTACAGCGGGCTGTGCCGCTGGTGAGCGAGGCGGCGCAGCAGGTGCTGGAGGCACACGCCTGGCCCGGCAACACCCGTGAACTGGAAAACGTCATCCACTTCGCCTTGCTGGTCAATGACGGCGACGAAATCCTGCCGGCTGACCTCGACCTGCTCAACCCCGCGCGTTAG
- a CDS encoding alpha/beta hydrolase: MRNESIRYLIVPGWQGSPDNHWQSHWQRTLPNSARVEQHDWLTPQRQDWVQALEQAVAAERSPVILIAHSLGCITVAHWAAQASPALLQQVRGALLVAPADVERPNCAPALRNFAPIPTQPLPFPSQVVSSDNDPAVSVPRALYLAQAWGAEAGLLSNAGHINVKSGHERWEQGFAYLYRLQSRVEQRALRRA, from the coding sequence ATGCGCAATGAGTCGATTCGTTACCTGATTGTGCCGGGCTGGCAAGGATCGCCAGACAACCATTGGCAAAGTCACTGGCAGCGCACCCTGCCCAACAGCGCGCGCGTCGAGCAGCACGACTGGCTGACCCCGCAACGCCAGGATTGGGTGCAGGCGCTGGAACAGGCGGTTGCCGCCGAGCGCTCACCAGTGATTCTGATTGCCCACAGCCTGGGCTGCATCACCGTCGCCCATTGGGCCGCGCAGGCCAGCCCGGCCTTATTGCAGCAAGTGCGTGGCGCGCTGCTGGTGGCGCCGGCGGATGTCGAGCGGCCCAATTGCGCGCCAGCCCTGCGCAATTTCGCACCGATCCCGACTCAGCCACTGCCGTTCCCCAGCCAGGTGGTCAGCTCGGACAACGACCCGGCCGTGAGCGTGCCACGGGCGCTGTACCTGGCCCAGGCCTGGGGTGCCGAGGCAGGGCTGCTAAGCAACGCCGGGCACATTAATGTCAAGTCTGGGCATGAGCGCTGGGAGCAAGGCTTCGCCTACCTGTATCGCTTGCAGAGCCGGGTCGAACAGCGCGCACTGCGCCGCGCCTGA
- a CDS encoding biopolymer transporter ExbD — MAFSTQDSDEVLSEINVTPLVDVMLVLLVVFIVTAPLLTNAIPINLPKTEAVAPVEQKDPLVVSIDGDGKLFINKDPIQPELLETNLKAAKDKDANVRVQLQADDGVNYGEVARAMAAIERAGISKLAVITAR; from the coding sequence ATGGCCTTTTCGACCCAGGATAGCGACGAAGTCCTCAGTGAAATCAACGTCACGCCGTTGGTGGACGTCATGTTGGTGCTGCTGGTGGTGTTCATCGTCACCGCACCGCTGCTGACCAATGCCATCCCCATCAACTTGCCCAAGACCGAGGCCGTGGCGCCGGTGGAGCAGAAGGACCCGCTGGTGGTCAGCATCGATGGTGATGGCAAGCTGTTCATCAACAAGGACCCGATTCAGCCCGAGTTGTTGGAAACCAACCTCAAGGCCGCAAAGGACAAGGACGCGAATGTGCGCGTGCAGTTGCAGGCCGACGACGGGGTGAATTACGGCGAAGTGGCGCGGGCCATGGCGGCCATCGAACGGGCGGGGATCAGCAAACTGGCGGTGATTACCGCACGCTGA
- a CDS encoding MotA/TolQ/ExbB proton channel family protein — protein MSLLASPLESVESAVIWLLVGFSVVTWGLALVKVVQFVRLKNQDKRFHQQFWAASSLDSAAELSHELPGPAARVAQAGYAAIAVGDTQANDLSHAINHQDRLERALRQQIVRERRSLETGLAVVASIGSTSPFIGLFGTVWGIMEALKGISAAGSASLETVAGPIGAALVATGVGIAVAVPAVLVYNYFLRRLKLTAADLDDFAHDFYSLAQKSAFRVLLHPAVHKAQAGFTQPVKEAS, from the coding sequence ATGAGCCTGCTGGCATCCCCCCTAGAATCCGTTGAAAGCGCAGTCATCTGGCTGCTGGTTGGTTTCTCTGTCGTCACCTGGGGCCTGGCCCTGGTCAAGGTGGTGCAGTTCGTGCGGCTGAAAAACCAGGACAAGCGGTTCCACCAGCAGTTCTGGGCGGCCTCCAGCCTGGACTCAGCTGCAGAGCTTAGCCATGAGCTGCCGGGCCCGGCCGCCCGGGTTGCCCAGGCCGGCTACGCAGCCATCGCGGTCGGCGATACCCAGGCCAATGACCTGAGCCATGCCATCAACCACCAGGACCGCCTGGAGCGCGCCCTGCGCCAGCAGATCGTGCGGGAGCGACGCTCATTGGAAACCGGCCTGGCAGTGGTTGCCAGTATCGGCAGCACCTCGCCCTTCATCGGCCTGTTCGGCACCGTGTGGGGCATCATGGAAGCGCTCAAGGGCATCAGTGCGGCCGGCTCCGCCAGCCTGGAAACGGTAGCCGGGCCGATCGGCGCGGCGCTGGTAGCCACCGGTGTGGGTATCGCCGTCGCGGTACCGGCAGTGCTGGTTTACAACTACTTCCTGCGTCGTCTCAAGCTCACCGCCGCCGACCTTGATGACTTTGCCCACGACTTCTACAGCCTGGCGCAGAAGAGTGCCTTCCGCGTACTGCTGCACCCGGCCGTGCACAAGGCCCAGGCCGGTTTCACCCAACCTGTGAAAGAGGCGTCCTGA
- a CDS encoding energy transducer TonB, producing the protein MGNVQSAVRAYDQPWRSAPGDLVELGRTLRLPLGQLRLQRTPVSGLKRRDKLVLGLLVLALHGAAAYWLSQAPTPELPVVPPQVPPMTIEFAAPAPPVVEPPPPAPAPPVVQPPPPPVVDELAAKPKPKPKLVPKPVVKQAPKPQPKPVEAPPPAPVAAPAPPAPAPPAPAPITPASANAAYLKNPAPDYPQMAQRRGWEGTVLLRVEVLPSGKPGQIQVQKSSGRDALDAAALAAVKRWSFVPAKQGDVAQTGWVSVPIDFKLR; encoded by the coding sequence ATGGGTAATGTCCAGTCGGCCGTCAGGGCCTACGACCAGCCATGGCGCTCGGCCCCGGGCGACCTGGTCGAGCTTGGACGCACGCTTCGCCTGCCACTGGGCCAACTGCGCCTCCAACGCACGCCGGTCAGCGGCCTCAAGCGCCGCGACAAGCTGGTGCTGGGCCTGCTGGTGCTGGCCCTGCATGGCGCCGCCGCGTACTGGCTCAGCCAGGCGCCAACGCCCGAACTGCCGGTGGTGCCACCACAAGTGCCGCCCATGACCATCGAGTTCGCCGCGCCTGCACCGCCAGTGGTCGAGCCGCCGCCACCCGCCCCAGCGCCGCCCGTGGTCCAGCCGCCACCACCACCGGTTGTCGACGAGCTGGCCGCCAAGCCCAAACCTAAGCCCAAACTCGTACCCAAGCCGGTGGTCAAGCAAGCGCCAAAACCCCAGCCCAAGCCGGTCGAAGCACCGCCGCCAGCCCCTGTGGCCGCCCCGGCACCGCCTGCGCCCGCGCCACCCGCGCCGGCCCCGATAACCCCGGCATCGGCCAACGCTGCGTACCTGAAGAACCCGGCACCGGACTACCCACAGATGGCCCAACGCCGTGGCTGGGAGGGCACCGTGCTGTTGCGCGTCGAGGTACTGCCCAGCGGCAAGCCTGGGCAGATCCAGGTGCAGAAGAGCAGTGGCCGCGATGCCCTCGATGCCGCCGCGCTGGCCGCGGTCAAGCGCTGGAGCTTCGTGCCTGCCAAGCAGGGCGACGTGGCCCAGACCGGCTGGGTCAGCGTGCCGATCGATTTCAAGCTTCGCTAA
- a CDS encoding sulfate/molybdate ABC transporter ATP-binding protein: MSIEVRNVSKRFNSFQALDNINLDINSGELVALLGPSGCGKTTLLRIIAGLETPDQGNIVFHGEDVSGHDVRDRNVGFVFQHYALFRHMSVFDNVAFGLRMKPKGERPSESKIAEKVHELLNMVQLDWLSDRYPEQLSGGQRQRIALARALAVEPKVLLLDEPFGALDAKVRKELRRWLARLHEDINLTSVFVTHDQEEAMEVADRIVVMNKGVIEQIGSPGEVYEQPANDFVYHFLGDSNRLALSEGHHVLFRPHEVSLSRHETEGHHAAEVRDIRPLGATTRVTLKVEGQSELIEAEVVKDHDSLTGLARGETLFFRPKVWQKVADI, from the coding sequence ATGTCGATCGAAGTTCGTAACGTCAGCAAGCGCTTCAACAGCTTCCAGGCCCTGGACAACATCAACCTAGACATCAACAGCGGCGAGCTGGTGGCCTTGCTCGGCCCGTCCGGCTGCGGCAAGACCACCTTGCTGCGCATCATCGCCGGCCTGGAAACCCCGGACCAAGGCAATATTGTGTTCCATGGCGAGGACGTTTCTGGCCATGACGTGCGTGACCGCAACGTCGGTTTCGTGTTCCAGCACTACGCACTGTTCCGCCACATGAGTGTGTTCGATAACGTCGCCTTCGGCCTGCGCATGAAGCCCAAGGGCGAGCGCCCGAGCGAGAGTAAAATCGCCGAGAAGGTGCATGAGCTGCTGAACATGGTGCAGCTGGATTGGCTGTCCGACCGTTACCCAGAACAATTGTCTGGCGGCCAGCGCCAACGTATCGCCCTGGCCCGTGCCTTGGCGGTGGAGCCTAAGGTGCTGCTGCTGGACGAGCCGTTCGGTGCGCTGGATGCCAAGGTGCGCAAGGAGCTGCGCCGCTGGCTGGCGCGGCTGCACGAGGACATCAACCTGACCTCGGTGTTCGTTACCCACGACCAGGAAGAAGCCATGGAAGTGGCAGACCGAATCGTGGTGATGAACAAAGGTGTGATCGAGCAGATCGGCTCGCCTGGTGAGGTGTACGAGCAGCCGGCCAACGATTTCGTCTACCACTTCCTGGGCGACTCCAACCGCCTGGCCCTGAGCGAAGGGCACCACGTGCTGTTCCGCCCGCACGAAGTATCGCTGTCACGGCATGAGACCGAAGGCCACCATGCAGCCGAGGTGCGCGATATCCGGCCATTGGGCGCGACCACGCGGGTGACGTTGAAGGTGGAAGGGCAGAGTGAGCTGATCGAGGCCGAGGTGGTCAAGGACCATGACAGCCTGACCGGGCTGGCGCGGGGGGAGACGCTGTTCTTCCGGCCGAAGGTTTGGCAGAAGGTGGCGGATATCTGA
- the cysW gene encoding sulfate ABC transporter permease subunit CysW, with amino-acid sequence MSSSSLNATAAANAARRGSSTARRILIGLGWLVFALFLLLPLVIVVSQALKNGFGTFFEAIFEPDALSALKLTLLAVVISVPLNLVFGVSAAWCVSKYTFRGKSILVTLIDLPFSVSPVIAGLVYVLMFGAQGLFGPWLQDHDIQIVFALPGIVLATIFVTVPFVARELIPLMQEQGTQEEEAARLLGANGWQMFWHVTLPNIKWGLIYGVVLCTARAMGEFGAVSVVSGHIRGVTNTLPLHVEILYNEYNHVAAFSVASLLLILALFILLLKQWSENRINRLRHSAAEE; translated from the coding sequence ATGTCCAGTTCATCCCTGAATGCAACCGCCGCCGCCAACGCCGCCCGCCGTGGCAGCAGCACTGCGCGGCGTATCCTGATTGGCCTTGGCTGGCTGGTGTTTGCACTGTTCCTGCTGCTGCCGCTGGTGATCGTGGTGTCGCAGGCGCTGAAGAACGGCTTTGGCACGTTCTTCGAGGCTATCTTCGAGCCCGACGCACTGTCGGCACTGAAGCTGACCCTGCTTGCCGTGGTTATCTCGGTGCCGCTGAACCTGGTGTTTGGTGTCAGCGCGGCCTGGTGCGTGAGCAAGTACACCTTCCGTGGCAAAAGTATCCTGGTCACCCTGATCGACCTGCCGTTCTCGGTGTCGCCGGTGATTGCCGGCCTGGTCTATGTGCTGATGTTCGGTGCGCAAGGCCTGTTTGGGCCGTGGCTGCAGGACCACGACATCCAGATCGTGTTCGCCCTGCCGGGCATCGTCCTGGCGACCATCTTCGTCACCGTACCGTTCGTGGCCCGTGAACTGATCCCGCTGATGCAAGAGCAGGGCACGCAGGAAGAGGAGGCCGCGCGCCTGCTTGGCGCCAATGGGTGGCAGATGTTCTGGCACGTAACCCTGCCGAACATTAAATGGGGCCTGATCTATGGCGTGGTGCTGTGCACCGCGCGGGCCATGGGCGAGTTTGGCGCGGTGTCGGTGGTGTCGGGCCACATTCGTGGCGTGACCAATACCTTGCCGCTGCATGTGGAGATCCTCTACAACGAGTACAACCACGTCGCGGCCTTCAGCGTGGCCAGCCTGCTGCTGATCCTGGCGCTCTTCATCCTGCTGCTCAAGCAGTGGAGCGAGAACCGTATTAACCGCCTGCGCCACAGCGCCGCGGAGGAATGA
- the cysT gene encoding sulfate ABC transporter permease subunit CysT, translating to MSRRISPVIPGFGLTLGYTLVYLSLIVLIPLAAMFIHASQLTFEQFWNIISAPRVLAALKLSFGTALFAAIINGVIGTLLAWVLVRYTFPGRKIIDAMIDLPFALPTAVAGIALTALYAPAGWVGQFASGLGFKIAYTPLGITLALTFVTLPFVVRTVQPVLADIPREVEEAAACLGAKPLQVFRHVLAPALLPAWLTGFALAFARGVGEYGSVIFIAGNMPMKTEILPLLIMVKLDQYDYTGATAIGVLMLVVSFILLLLINLLQRRIETP from the coding sequence ATGTCACGTCGCATCTCCCCCGTCATACCCGGCTTCGGGCTGACGCTGGGCTACACCTTGGTGTACCTCAGCCTGATTGTGCTGATACCGCTGGCGGCTATGTTCATCCATGCCTCGCAGCTGACCTTCGAGCAGTTCTGGAACATCATCAGTGCGCCGCGGGTACTCGCCGCGCTCAAGCTGAGTTTCGGCACCGCCCTGTTCGCCGCCATCATCAACGGTGTGATCGGTACCCTGTTGGCCTGGGTACTGGTGCGCTACACCTTCCCCGGGCGCAAGATCATCGATGCGATGATCGACCTGCCGTTTGCCCTGCCCACCGCCGTTGCCGGTATTGCCTTGACTGCCCTGTACGCGCCTGCCGGCTGGGTTGGCCAGTTCGCCAGTGGCTTGGGTTTCAAGATTGCTTACACCCCGCTGGGCATCACCTTGGCCTTGACCTTCGTCACCCTGCCGTTCGTGGTGCGCACGGTGCAACCGGTACTGGCCGATATCCCCCGCGAAGTGGAGGAAGCCGCTGCCTGCCTGGGCGCCAAGCCGTTGCAGGTGTTCCGCCATGTGCTGGCACCAGCGCTGCTGCCGGCCTGGCTCACCGGTTTCGCCCTGGCCTTCGCCCGCGGGGTGGGTGAGTATGGCTCGGTCATCTTCATTGCCGGCAACATGCCGATGAAGACCGAGATCCTGCCGCTGTTGATCATGGTCAAGCTCGACCAGTACGACTACACCGGCGCGACCGCTATCGGCGTGCTGATGCTGGTGGTTTCCTTCATCCTGCTGCTGCTGATCAACCTGTTGCAGCGCCGTATCGAAACCCCTTGA